From Thermomonas sp. XSG, one genomic window encodes:
- a CDS encoding tetratricopeptide repeat protein — MAIDELLNEHEQSEKVRNWLRSNALGLVGGVGLGLAVIAGWQWWQGQQLQSGMQASASYAQASEAFEAGKIPADKGKSVVAGLEKSNPTLATLAALQLAKAQVDAGKRDDAIATLRGLDKVDADLRPVVQQRLARLLIDAGKAKDALALLEDERNAAMLDVRGDAQFALGDKAKAQDAYRKALALVDVADPQHRLIAMKLIEAGGTPPHAGSNG; from the coding sequence ATGGCGATCGACGAACTGCTCAACGAGCACGAACAGAGCGAAAAAGTACGCAACTGGCTGCGCAGCAACGCGCTTGGACTGGTTGGCGGCGTGGGGCTCGGCCTGGCGGTGATCGCCGGCTGGCAATGGTGGCAGGGCCAGCAGCTGCAGAGCGGCATGCAGGCCAGCGCGAGCTACGCGCAGGCCAGCGAGGCGTTCGAGGCGGGCAAGATCCCGGCCGACAAGGGCAAGAGCGTGGTCGCCGGGCTGGAGAAGAGCAATCCGACGCTCGCCACCCTGGCGGCGCTGCAGCTGGCCAAGGCGCAGGTCGATGCGGGCAAGCGCGACGACGCCATTGCGACGCTGCGCGGTCTGGACAAGGTCGATGCCGACCTGCGTCCGGTGGTGCAGCAGCGGCTGGCGCGCCTGCTGATCGATGCCGGCAAGGCCAAGGACGCGTTGGCGCTGCTGGAGGACGAACGCAACGCGGCAATGCTGGATGTGCGCGGCGATGCCCAGTTTGCGTTGGGTGACAAGGCGAAAGCGCAGGATGCCTATCGCAAGGCGCTGGCGCTGGTCGACGTGGCTGATCCGCAGCACCGGTTGATCGCGATGAAACTGATCGAGGCGGGCGGTACTCCGCCGCACGCAGGGAGCAACGGTTGA
- the ndk gene encoding nucleoside-diphosphate kinase, with translation MALERTLSIIKPDAVAKNVIGEIYSRFEKAGLKVVAAKMKQLSKAEAEGFYAVHRERPFFGALVEFMISGPVMVQVLEGEAAVLKNRDLMGATNPKEAAAGTIRADFADSIDANAVHGSDSLENAAIEIAYFFPATDVYAR, from the coding sequence ATGGCGCTGGAGCGCACCCTTTCGATCATCAAGCCCGATGCCGTCGCCAAGAACGTCATCGGCGAAATCTATTCCCGCTTCGAAAAGGCCGGCCTGAAGGTCGTCGCCGCGAAGATGAAGCAGCTGTCCAAGGCCGAGGCCGAAGGCTTCTACGCTGTCCACCGCGAGCGTCCGTTCTTCGGCGCGCTGGTCGAGTTCATGATCTCCGGCCCGGTGATGGTGCAGGTGCTGGAAGGCGAGGCCGCGGTGCTGAAGAACCGCGACCTGATGGGCGCCACCAACCCGAAGGAAGCGGCTGCCGGCACCATCCGCGCCGACTTCGCCGACAGCATCGACGCCAATGCCGTGCACGGCTCCGATTCGCTGGAGAATGCCGCGATCGAGATCGCCTACTTCTTCCCGGCGACCGACGTCTACGCGCGCTGA
- the galU gene encoding UTP--glucose-1-phosphate uridylyltransferase GalU, with protein MPNPNAVRRIRKAVFPVAGLGTRFLPATKTVPKEMLPIVDRPLIQYAVDEAIAAGCDTLVFVTNRYKHAVADYFDKAYELEQKLEKAGKQDQLALIRNVLPEGVRAVFVTQAEALGLGHAVLCARPVVGNEPFAVLLPDDLIWSKGDGALKQMADHAQASGGSAVAVQDVPREQTGSYGIVATDAFDGQSGRIRQIVEKPDPAHAPSNLAVVGRYILTPAIFDLLETTQKGTGGEIQLTDAIAALLEVERVDAFRFRGTRFDCGTHIGLIEATIRYALDNEKLSDAARDLMQNALGEMGVFET; from the coding sequence ATGCCAAATCCGAATGCAGTGCGGCGCATCCGCAAGGCGGTGTTCCCGGTCGCAGGCCTGGGCACCCGCTTCCTTCCCGCCACCAAGACCGTTCCCAAGGAGATGCTGCCGATCGTCGACCGGCCGCTGATCCAGTACGCGGTCGACGAGGCCATTGCCGCCGGTTGCGACACCCTCGTTTTCGTCACCAACCGCTACAAGCATGCGGTAGCCGACTACTTCGACAAGGCCTACGAGCTTGAACAGAAGCTGGAAAAGGCCGGCAAGCAGGACCAGCTGGCGCTGATCCGCAACGTCCTTCCGGAAGGCGTGCGCGCAGTGTTCGTCACCCAGGCCGAAGCGCTGGGGCTGGGACATGCGGTGCTGTGCGCCCGCCCGGTGGTCGGTAACGAGCCGTTTGCCGTATTGCTGCCGGATGACCTGATCTGGAGCAAGGGCGATGGTGCGCTCAAGCAGATGGCCGACCACGCCCAAGCCAGCGGCGGCAGTGCGGTGGCGGTGCAGGATGTTCCCCGCGAGCAGACCGGCAGCTACGGCATCGTGGCCACCGACGCCTTCGATGGCCAGAGCGGCCGCATCCGCCAGATCGTGGAGAAGCCCGATCCGGCACATGCGCCCAGCAACCTGGCCGTGGTCGGGCGCTACATCCTCACCCCGGCCATCTTTGACCTGCTGGAAACCACCCAGAAGGGTACCGGCGGCGAAATCCAGCTGACTGATGCGATCGCCGCGCTGCTGGAGGTGGAGCGTGTTGATGCCTTCCGCTTCCGCGGCACCCGCTTCGACTGCGGCACCCATATCGGACTGATCGAGGCGACCATCCGCTATGCGCTGGACAACGAGAAGCTCAGCGATGCGGCGCGCGACCTCATGCAGAACGCCTTGGGCGAGATGGGCGTGTTCGAGACCTGA
- a CDS encoding RodZ domain-containing protein, giving the protein MTANQQPDLTHEALAGCGARLRAAREAAGLSIDDVAARLHMPARVVRSLENEDWSRLGAPVFVRGQVRSYSRLLGLTTAPLMDALTVGQIEPTKLVSRTHIPQAQWWAEQIGRRLVYIVLTLSLVIPVWVATRQHLAGTAEGVAALDTPADPAAPAEREIDRTPRTVVASMAPVAASGQPAAAVSTVPGAEIVLRTSGKTWLEVVAIDGSTLAKELLPAGAERRYAASQVRRMTIGNASAVALESRGRPVDALANARANVARFEVSSDGSLVASN; this is encoded by the coding sequence ATGACCGCGAATCAACAACCAGACCTGACCCACGAGGCGCTTGCTGGATGCGGCGCACGCCTGCGCGCTGCGCGCGAGGCGGCCGGGCTGAGCATCGATGACGTCGCGGCCCGCCTGCATATGCCGGCGCGGGTGGTTCGGTCGCTAGAGAACGAGGACTGGTCGCGACTCGGTGCACCGGTGTTCGTGCGCGGCCAGGTCCGCAGCTATTCGCGGCTGCTCGGCCTCACCACCGCGCCGCTGATGGATGCGTTGACGGTAGGCCAGATCGAGCCGACCAAGCTGGTCAGTCGCACCCATATCCCCCAAGCGCAGTGGTGGGCAGAACAGATCGGCCGGCGGCTGGTCTATATCGTGCTGACGCTTTCGCTGGTGATTCCTGTCTGGGTTGCCACCCGCCAGCATCTGGCCGGTACCGCCGAAGGCGTGGCCGCGCTGGATACACCGGCGGATCCGGCGGCACCCGCCGAGCGGGAGATCGATCGTACTCCGCGCACCGTGGTTGCTTCGATGGCTCCCGTGGCTGCCAGCGGGCAACCCGCTGCCGCCGTATCCACTGTCCCCGGCGCGGAGATCGTGCTGCGGACCAGCGGCAAGACTTGGCTGGAAGTGGTCGCCATTGACGGCAGCACGCTGGCCAAGGAGCTGCTGCCGGCGGGTGCGGAACGCCGTTATGCCGCGTCGCAGGTCCGCCGCATGACCATCGGCAACGCCTCCGCGGTGGCGCTGGAAAGCCGTGGTCGCCCGGTCGATGCGCTGGCCAATGCCCGCGCGAACGTCGCCCGCTTTGAGGTATCCTCCGACGGCTCGCTTGTCGCGTCGAACTGA
- a CDS encoding tetratricopeptide repeat protein has product MRREFAALVVLGSLLLAGCSQLERLTLIRPSAQHRGYTQIAPRYDVSGKHGQDSGDAAMLLASASLLYQRGELADAEAMARKAQKLQPGSGDAGTLLGLVADARGDTAAAGRHFQAAAASAPGNGVYANNYGTWLCANGRAAESLDWFDRALADPAYPTPVRALANAGECARKAGQPVRAEASWRAALALDAVDMQALAGMASLAFTQGDYLEARAFVERWLAVAPDDVAALQLAMQVEEKTGDNVAASRYRSRLQAISPGPTTAPRTQ; this is encoded by the coding sequence ATGCGGCGTGAGTTCGCCGCTCTGGTGGTCCTTGGCAGCCTGTTGCTGGCCGGGTGCAGCCAGCTTGAACGCCTGACACTCATCCGTCCAAGCGCGCAGCATCGCGGTTACACCCAGATCGCGCCCCGCTACGACGTCAGCGGCAAGCACGGCCAGGACAGCGGCGATGCGGCCATGCTGTTGGCGTCGGCTTCGCTGCTGTACCAGCGCGGCGAGCTGGCGGACGCGGAGGCAATGGCCCGCAAGGCGCAGAAGCTGCAGCCGGGCTCCGGCGATGCCGGCACCCTGCTTGGACTGGTCGCCGATGCGCGTGGCGACACCGCGGCTGCCGGCAGGCATTTCCAGGCCGCAGCGGCGTCCGCGCCGGGCAACGGCGTCTATGCCAACAACTACGGCACCTGGTTGTGTGCCAACGGGCGCGCGGCGGAGTCGCTTGACTGGTTCGACCGCGCACTGGCGGATCCGGCCTATCCCACGCCGGTGCGTGCGCTGGCCAATGCCGGCGAATGCGCCCGCAAGGCGGGGCAGCCCGTGCGCGCCGAAGCCAGCTGGCGCGCAGCTCTGGCGCTGGATGCGGTCGATATGCAGGCGCTGGCGGGAATGGCATCCCTGGCATTCACGCAGGGCGATTACCTCGAAGCGCGAGCTTTCGTCGAGCGCTGGCTGGCGGTGGCGCCGGACGATGTGGCTGCGTTGCAACTTGCGATGCAGGTCGAAGAAAAAACAGGCGACAACGTGGCCGCTTCGCGTTATCGTTCACGTTTGCAGGCGATTTCTCCGGGTCCTACCACGGCACCGCGCACGCAATGA
- a CDS encoding acetyl-CoA C-acyltransferase — translation MSKQIQDAYIVAATRTPVGKAPKGMFRNTRPDDMLAHVLRSVVAQAPGIDVNRIDDAIIGCAMPEGEQGMNVARIGVLLAGLPNTIAAQTINRFCSSGLQAVALAADQIRLGHADLMLAGGTESMSMVPMMGHKVAMAPSVFDNDHVNIAYGMGITAEKVAEEWKISREAQDAFALASHQKALAAQAAGEFRDEISPYEIVSHQPDLADGSRILTRNKLAEHDEGPRPDTSLEGLAKLRPVFRNGQFGGSVTAGNSSQMSDGAGAVLLASAQAIKDYGLTPLARFVSFSVAGVRPEVMGIGPIAAIPKALKQAGLNQDQLDWIELNEAFAAQSLAVINDCGLDPAKVNPLGGAIALGHPLGATGAVRTATIVHGLRRRQQKYGMVTMCIGTGMGAAGIFEAL, via the coding sequence ATGAGCAAGCAGATCCAGGACGCCTACATCGTCGCCGCCACCCGCACCCCGGTCGGCAAGGCGCCCAAGGGCATGTTCCGCAACACCCGACCCGACGACATGCTGGCGCACGTGCTGCGCAGCGTGGTGGCGCAGGCGCCGGGCATCGACGTCAACCGCATCGACGACGCCATCATCGGCTGCGCCATGCCCGAGGGCGAGCAAGGCATGAACGTGGCGCGCATCGGCGTGCTGCTGGCCGGCCTGCCCAATACCATCGCCGCGCAGACCATCAACCGTTTCTGTTCCTCCGGCTTGCAGGCGGTGGCGCTGGCGGCCGACCAGATCCGGCTGGGCCATGCCGACCTGATGCTGGCCGGCGGCACCGAGTCGATGAGCATGGTGCCGATGATGGGCCACAAGGTGGCGATGGCGCCGTCGGTGTTCGACAACGACCACGTCAACATCGCCTACGGCATGGGCATCACCGCCGAGAAGGTGGCCGAGGAGTGGAAGATCTCGCGCGAGGCGCAGGACGCCTTCGCGCTGGCCTCGCACCAGAAGGCGCTGGCGGCGCAGGCGGCCGGCGAGTTCAGGGACGAGATCAGCCCGTACGAGATCGTCAGCCACCAGCCGGACCTGGCCGATGGCAGCCGCATTCTGACCCGCAACAAGCTGGCCGAGCACGATGAGGGCCCGCGCCCGGACACGTCGCTGGAAGGGCTGGCCAAGCTGCGCCCGGTGTTCCGCAACGGCCAGTTCGGTGGCAGCGTGACCGCCGGCAACTCCTCGCAGATGAGCGACGGCGCCGGCGCCGTGCTGCTGGCGTCGGCACAGGCGATCAAGGACTACGGCCTGACCCCGCTGGCGCGCTTCGTCAGCTTCAGCGTGGCCGGTGTGCGCCCGGAAGTGATGGGCATCGGCCCGATCGCGGCGATCCCGAAGGCGCTCAAGCAGGCCGGGCTGAACCAGGACCAGCTGGACTGGATCGAGCTCAACGAAGCCTTTGCCGCGCAGTCGCTGGCGGTGATCAACGACTGCGGGCTGGACCCGGCCAAGGTCAACCCGCTGGGTGGCGCGATCGCTCTGGGACACCCGCTGGGCGCGACCGGCGCGGTGCGCACCGCCACGATTGTCCATGGCCTGCGTCGCCGCCAGCAGAAGTACGGGATGGTGACGATGTGCATCGGCACCGGCATGGGCGCAGCGGGGATTTTCGAAGCGCTCTGA
- a CDS encoding TetR/AcrR family transcriptional regulator: MGLQHFSTKDRILYAAEELFAQQGFASTSLRQVTSRADVNIAAVNYHFGSKDNLVNEVFRRRMDVMSSQRLDALAKAVAAAPGQLEPILAAFVEPALAMAQDRHGGGAFIRVIARAYAESNDSLRKFLSDQYGHVLREFAKAIAPCVPALGKEDLYWRLDFLSGALTYAMADFGLIKRPAGVTESTHRQRAAKALIRFASAGFHADAT, from the coding sequence ATGGGGCTCCAGCACTTCTCGACCAAGGACCGCATCCTCTACGCGGCGGAGGAACTGTTCGCCCAGCAGGGCTTCGCCTCGACCTCGCTGCGCCAGGTCACCAGCCGCGCGGACGTCAACATCGCCGCGGTCAACTACCATTTCGGCAGCAAGGACAACCTGGTCAACGAGGTGTTCCGGCGGCGCATGGACGTGATGAGTTCGCAGCGGCTCGACGCCCTGGCCAAGGCGGTGGCCGCTGCGCCCGGCCAGCTGGAACCGATCTTGGCCGCCTTCGTGGAACCCGCGTTGGCGATGGCCCAGGACCGCCACGGCGGCGGCGCCTTCATCCGGGTGATCGCCCGCGCTTATGCCGAGAGCAACGACAGCCTGCGCAAGTTCCTGTCCGACCAGTACGGCCATGTCCTGCGCGAGTTCGCCAAAGCCATCGCGCCCTGCGTGCCCGCGCTGGGCAAGGAAGACCTGTACTGGCGTCTGGACTTCCTGTCCGGCGCGCTGACTTACGCGATGGCCGATTTCGGCCTGATCAAGCGCCCGGCCGGCGTGACCGAATCCACCCACCGCCAGCGCGCCGCCAAGGCCCTGATCCGATTCGCATCGGCCGGTTTCCACGCCGACGCCACCTGA
- the rlmN gene encoding 23S rRNA (adenine(2503)-C(2))-methyltransferase RlmN yields MTEARIPAIEIALLGDDGVAPASTPVDTGVDVRTNIFDFDRARLERFFEEELGEKKFRAHQVMKWIHHRYATEFADMTDLGKALRAKLEERAVVRAPQVVFDKASTDGTHKWLLGMDARNAIETVYIPDKGRGTLCVSSQVGCALNCGFCSTATQGFNRNLSTAEIIGQVWVAARHLGNVPHQQRRLTNVVMMGMGEPLANFDNVVRAMSIMRDDLGYGLANKRVTLSTAGMVPQIDRLAQESDVSLAVSLHAPFDELRTQLMPINKKYPLAELLDACVRYALRKKGESVTFEYTLMRDVNDQPEHARALIGLLRDFDRRVQMKGAAKINLIPFNPFPGTGFQRPSDEAIRSFQKLLNNAGMIAPVRRTRGDDIDAACGQLKGQVMDRTRRSAEHRKRLQAAGAGDAA; encoded by the coding sequence ATGACTGAAGCGCGCATCCCCGCCATCGAGATCGCCCTGCTGGGCGACGACGGGGTAGCGCCTGCCTCCACGCCGGTGGATACCGGCGTGGACGTTCGCACCAATATCTTCGACTTCGATCGCGCCCGCCTGGAGCGTTTCTTCGAGGAAGAACTGGGCGAGAAGAAATTCCGCGCCCACCAGGTGATGAAGTGGATCCATCACCGCTATGCCACTGAATTCGCGGACATGACCGACCTCGGCAAGGCGCTGCGCGCCAAGCTGGAGGAGCGCGCGGTGGTGCGTGCGCCGCAGGTCGTGTTCGACAAGGCCTCCACCGACGGCACCCACAAGTGGCTGCTCGGCATGGACGCCCGGAACGCCATCGAAACCGTCTACATCCCCGACAAGGGGCGCGGCACCCTGTGCGTGTCCTCGCAGGTGGGCTGCGCGCTGAACTGCGGGTTCTGCTCCACCGCTACCCAGGGCTTCAACCGCAACCTGTCCACCGCCGAGATCATCGGTCAGGTGTGGGTCGCCGCGCGCCACCTCGGCAACGTGCCGCACCAGCAGCGCCGGCTCACCAACGTGGTGATGATGGGCATGGGCGAGCCGCTGGCCAATTTCGACAACGTCGTGCGCGCAATGAGCATCATGCGCGACGACCTCGGCTACGGCTTGGCCAACAAGCGCGTGACGCTTTCGACCGCGGGCATGGTGCCGCAGATCGACCGGCTGGCGCAGGAATCGGACGTATCGCTGGCGGTGTCGCTGCATGCCCCGTTCGACGAGCTGCGCACGCAGTTGATGCCGATCAACAAGAAATATCCGTTGGCCGAACTCCTGGACGCCTGCGTGCGCTATGCGCTGCGCAAAAAGGGCGAATCCGTCACCTTTGAATACACCTTGATGCGGGACGTCAACGACCAGCCCGAGCACGCGCGCGCGCTGATCGGCCTGTTGCGCGATTTCGACCGCCGCGTGCAGATGAAGGGCGCGGCCAAGATCAACCTGATCCCCTTCAACCCGTTCCCCGGCACCGGCTTCCAGCGCCCCAGCGATGAGGCCATTCGTTCGTTCCAGAAGCTGCTGAACAACGCCGGCATGATCGCGCCGGTGCGACGCACCCGCGGCGACGACATCGATGCCGCCTGCGGCCAGCTCAAGGGCCAAGTGATGGACCGCACCCGCCGTTCGGCCGAACACCGCAAGCGGCTGCAGGCAGCGGGAGCAGGCGATGCGGCGTGA
- a CDS encoding 3-hydroxyacyl-CoA dehydrogenase/enoyl-CoA hydratase family protein has translation MSHKLLVRRAAVLGAGVMGAQIAAHLTNAGVDTVLFDLAAKEGHPDGVVLKAIANVGKLSPAPLASKTLAEAITPANYDSGLDQLRDCDLIIEAIAERMDWKQDLYRKIAPFVPAHAVLASNTSGLGINALASVLPEEMRHRFCGVHFFNPPRYMHLAELIPANTTDAAVLEGLETFLVTQLGKGVVYAKDTPNFIGNRIGVFSILSVIHHTAAFKLGFDEVDALTGPLLGRPKSATYRTSDVVGLDTMAHVIKTMADTLPDDPWHGFFQSPAWLSALIGKGALGQKTGAGIFRKVGKDIVVLDPEKQDYRAADRAAAPEVVEILKLKNPVEKFARLRASEHPQAQFLWACFRDLFHYSAYHLADIANTARDVDLAIRWGYGWAQGPFETWQSADWQQVAAWIVDDIAAGKSMSTAALPAWVLDGRSGVHAAEGSYSPSQGAMQPRSTLPVYQRQRFPDPLLGEKFAPGTTVFENDGLRMWHDGDDVAVVSFKTKMHTVSDAVLDGLQEAVSRAERDFAGMVIWQPKEPFSAGADLAGALGALQAGKLAEFEAMVANFQATSQRIKYSLVPVVAAVRGLALGGGCEFQMHSARTVAHLESYIGLVEAGVGLLPAGGGLKEFAVRASDAAGPGGDVFAELKKIFETVAMAKVSNSAVNAKELGLLRAGDKVAFNAFELLHIARAEARGLAEGGYRPPLPARRIQVAGDVGIATFKMLLVNMLEGRFVSPYDYEIAERIATVLCGGKVDRGALVDEEWLLKLERQHFVELAQQEKTQARIGHMLKTGKPLRN, from the coding sequence ATGTCTCATAAACTGCTTGTACGTCGTGCCGCGGTTCTGGGCGCTGGCGTGATGGGAGCACAGATCGCCGCCCATCTGACCAATGCCGGCGTCGATACGGTGCTGTTCGATCTCGCCGCCAAGGAGGGTCATCCCGATGGCGTGGTGCTGAAGGCGATTGCCAACGTCGGCAAGCTCAGCCCCGCCCCGCTGGCCAGCAAGACATTGGCCGAGGCGATCACGCCCGCCAACTACGACAGCGGCCTGGACCAGCTCAGGGACTGCGACCTGATCATCGAGGCGATCGCCGAGCGGATGGACTGGAAGCAGGACCTGTACCGGAAGATCGCGCCGTTCGTGCCGGCGCACGCCGTGCTGGCCTCCAACACCTCCGGCCTGGGCATCAATGCGCTGGCCTCGGTGCTGCCGGAGGAAATGCGCCACCGCTTCTGCGGCGTGCACTTCTTCAACCCCCCGCGCTATATGCATCTGGCCGAGCTGATCCCGGCCAACACCACTGACGCAGCCGTGCTGGAAGGCCTGGAAACCTTCCTGGTCACCCAGCTCGGCAAGGGCGTGGTGTATGCAAAGGACACCCCGAACTTCATTGGCAACCGCATCGGCGTGTTCTCGATCCTGTCGGTGATCCACCACACCGCCGCGTTCAAGCTCGGTTTCGACGAAGTGGACGCGCTGACCGGGCCCCTGCTGGGCCGGCCGAAGTCGGCCACCTACCGCACTTCCGACGTGGTCGGTCTGGACACGATGGCCCACGTCATCAAGACCATGGCCGACACCCTGCCCGATGACCCGTGGCACGGCTTCTTCCAGTCGCCGGCGTGGCTGTCCGCGCTGATCGGCAAGGGCGCGCTGGGCCAGAAGACCGGCGCCGGCATCTTCCGCAAGGTCGGCAAGGACATCGTCGTCCTCGACCCGGAGAAGCAGGACTACCGCGCCGCCGACCGCGCCGCTGCGCCGGAGGTGGTGGAAATCCTCAAGCTGAAGAACCCGGTGGAGAAGTTCGCCCGGCTGCGCGCCAGCGAGCATCCGCAGGCGCAGTTCCTCTGGGCCTGCTTCCGCGACCTGTTCCATTACAGCGCCTACCACCTGGCCGATATCGCCAATACCGCGCGCGACGTCGACCTGGCCATCCGCTGGGGTTACGGCTGGGCGCAGGGGCCGTTCGAAACCTGGCAGTCGGCCGACTGGCAGCAGGTGGCGGCATGGATCGTTGATGACATCGCGGCCGGCAAGAGCATGAGCACTGCCGCGCTGCCGGCGTGGGTGCTCGATGGCCGCAGCGGCGTGCACGCGGCGGAAGGCAGCTACAGCCCGTCGCAGGGCGCAATGCAGCCGCGCTCCACCCTGCCCGTCTACCAGCGCCAGCGATTCCCCGATCCGCTGCTGGGCGAGAAGTTCGCGCCCGGCACCACCGTGTTCGAGAACGACGGCCTGCGGATGTGGCACGACGGCGACGACGTGGCCGTGGTCAGCTTCAAGACCAAGATGCACACCGTCTCCGACGCGGTGCTGGATGGCCTGCAGGAAGCGGTGTCGCGCGCCGAGCGCGATTTCGCCGGCATGGTGATCTGGCAGCCGAAGGAACCGTTCTCCGCAGGCGCCGACCTCGCCGGCGCGCTGGGCGCCCTGCAGGCCGGCAAGCTGGCCGAGTTCGAAGCGATGGTGGCCAACTTCCAGGCCACCAGCCAGCGCATCAAGTATTCGCTGGTGCCGGTGGTGGCCGCGGTGCGCGGGCTTGCGCTGGGCGGCGGCTGCGAGTTCCAGATGCACAGCGCCAGGACCGTGGCGCACCTGGAGAGCTACATCGGCCTGGTCGAAGCCGGCGTCGGCCTGCTGCCGGCGGGCGGCGGGCTGAAGGAGTTCGCGGTGCGCGCCTCGGATGCCGCCGGCCCCGGCGGCGACGTGTTCGCCGAGCTGAAGAAGATCTTCGAGACCGTGGCGATGGCCAAGGTGTCGAACTCCGCCGTCAACGCCAAGGAACTGGGCCTGCTGCGCGCGGGGGACAAGGTCGCCTTCAACGCCTTCGAACTGCTGCACATCGCCAGGGCCGAGGCGCGCGGGCTGGCCGAAGGCGGCTACCGCCCGCCGCTGCCGGCGCGGCGCATCCAGGTGGCCGGCGACGTCGGCATCGCCACCTTCAAGATGCTGCTGGTCAACATGCTGGAGGGCCGCTTCGTCAGCCCCTACGACTACGAGATCGCCGAACGCATCGCCACCGTGCTGTGCGGCGGCAAGGTCGATCGCGGCGCGCTGGTGGACGAGGAATGGCTGCTCAAGCTCGAGCGCCAGCACTTCGTCGAGCTGGCCCAGCAGGAGAAGACCCAGGCCCGCATCGGCCACATGCTGAAGACCGGCAAGCCGCTGCGGAACTGA